One window of the Rhizobium etli 8C-3 genome contains the following:
- a CDS encoding SIR2 family NAD-dependent protein deacylase — MTVSVHNPDQYMAALRTIIAQGRKRIGLLVGAGASAGMAKPDGTYPLIPAVAGLTDQVLTTLAPTYQQQIDGLKAELAQHDIETILSRIRSLSKVIGSAKVHDLDGPGFATFGEAICTEIGKIVDVRLPETGSAYAALVNWITGTMRDYPVEIFTTNYDLLFEEALESVRAPYFDGFTGGREPFFDPVSVSRSDLPARWTRLWKLHGSLGWRASSKGEVIRTGQSSVSHLVFPEHLKYDQTQKAPYAALLDRLRAFLLTPDTLLVSIGFSFADAHIAARLDEALAANPSSSVFAFQYKVLEEEGPACDLARRLPNFSVYARDQAKVNGIRGPWKAPAELPNRDWGPIRSTYLDKDGNFTLGAIEPFARFFAASRSVQAFPTPSALTATAAATPPPAATTASVA; from the coding sequence TTGACTGTCAGTGTTCACAATCCTGATCAATATATGGCGGCGCTACGGACGATCATAGCGCAGGGCCGCAAGCGGATCGGGCTGTTGGTTGGCGCCGGAGCCTCTGCCGGCATGGCCAAGCCTGATGGTACTTATCCGCTTATCCCGGCGGTTGCGGGCCTCACCGATCAGGTTCTCACGACACTTGCGCCGACCTATCAACAACAGATCGACGGCCTGAAAGCCGAGCTCGCGCAGCACGACATTGAGACGATCCTTTCTCGGATTCGCTCTCTGAGCAAAGTGATCGGATCGGCAAAAGTCCACGACCTCGATGGCCCCGGCTTTGCCACTTTCGGCGAAGCGATCTGCACCGAGATCGGCAAGATCGTGGACGTTCGATTGCCGGAGACCGGATCGGCTTATGCCGCTCTCGTGAACTGGATCACGGGCACAATGCGTGACTACCCGGTCGAGATTTTCACCACGAACTACGACCTGCTGTTCGAAGAAGCGTTGGAGTCCGTGCGCGCGCCGTATTTCGATGGCTTCACGGGCGGTCGCGAGCCGTTCTTCGACCCAGTGTCAGTGTCGCGCAGCGACCTTCCCGCGCGATGGACGCGGCTCTGGAAGCTCCATGGCTCACTCGGCTGGCGTGCGAGCTCGAAGGGAGAAGTGATCCGAACGGGCCAAAGCTCGGTAAGTCACCTCGTCTTCCCCGAACATCTGAAATACGATCAGACGCAGAAGGCCCCATACGCCGCGTTGCTCGATCGGCTTCGTGCGTTCTTGCTCACCCCCGACACGCTGCTGGTCTCTATCGGCTTCTCCTTTGCCGACGCACATATTGCAGCCCGGTTGGATGAAGCGCTGGCAGCGAATCCATCCTCCAGCGTTTTCGCGTTCCAGTACAAGGTCCTCGAGGAAGAGGGGCCAGCGTGCGATCTTGCGCGCCGCCTGCCAAACTTCAGCGTCTATGCGCGTGACCAGGCCAAGGTGAACGGCATTCGCGGCCCATGGAAGGCGCCGGCCGAACTTCCGAACAGGGATTGGGGGCCGATAAGGTCGACCTATCTCGACAAGGACGGAAACTTCACGCTCGGAGCGATCGAACCCTTCGCCCGGTTCTTCGCAGCATCGCGCTCGGTTCAAGCATTTCCCACACCATCGGCGCTGACAGCAACAGCGGCGGCAACGCCACCGCCGGCAGCCACCACCGCGTCGGTGGCCTGA
- a CDS encoding DUF4062 domain-containing protein, whose translation MSSKLRVFVSSTMKDLGDARRAVVERLRSLNLEPVNAEDMNPDGRSSWDVIRSEIDTSNIFILLSGESYGWIPTSGPGAGEGRSVTHMEALYANALGLPILPFFKRLAYDAPRDTDDANARDAFRHEVGDWEAGRFRQEFEWIDELSRKVGNTLLDLFQSSLLREMAARPRTGIRSLTGGSSTAFDRVPLPEGFVGRDPVLFAGAGVSVSAGLPTAAVMTELFGSRLSLGADGERILARHRFADVASVLERRFGRAELERAVVQAFDTAQGVVPTAGHLAAVSTFRHIVTTNYDDLFERACLARGVTYTVRSPNGETRGVGSQVTIFQVDGWIGLPSALVITEEDAARARQDAQYWDDVASAIGDRPVVVVGHSLRDENARRVLTRRGGGPALYVSLIDDPMDQIVRERFGLATCIASADDFLQSFEAATHASGGPATNHLA comes from the coding sequence TTGTCCAGCAAGTTGCGCGTGTTCGTGAGCAGCACGATGAAGGATCTCGGCGACGCTCGGCGAGCAGTGGTCGAGCGACTGCGATCGTTGAACCTTGAGCCGGTTAACGCCGAAGATATGAATCCGGATGGTCGCTCGAGTTGGGATGTTATCCGATCTGAGATTGATACGTCTAATATTTTCATACTGTTGAGCGGCGAGAGCTATGGCTGGATCCCCACTTCTGGACCTGGCGCGGGAGAAGGGCGGTCGGTGACGCATATGGAGGCGCTTTACGCAAACGCCTTGGGGCTCCCGATCCTGCCGTTCTTCAAGCGCCTAGCCTACGATGCCCCTCGCGATACCGATGACGCAAATGCGCGAGATGCTTTCCGCCACGAGGTCGGCGATTGGGAGGCTGGCCGATTTCGGCAGGAGTTCGAGTGGATTGATGAACTCAGCAGAAAGGTCGGCAACACTCTGCTCGACCTCTTTCAGAGTTCTTTGCTCCGCGAGATGGCTGCTCGGCCGCGAACTGGGATTCGCTCCCTGACCGGAGGGTCTAGCACTGCATTCGATAGGGTGCCTCTACCGGAAGGTTTCGTCGGCCGCGACCCTGTCCTCTTCGCAGGCGCCGGAGTGTCGGTTTCTGCGGGCCTGCCCACAGCGGCGGTCATGACTGAGTTGTTCGGATCTCGGCTGTCGCTGGGTGCGGATGGCGAGAGAATCCTCGCGCGTCATCGTTTCGCCGATGTTGCGTCGGTGCTCGAACGCCGCTTCGGCCGCGCCGAGCTGGAACGAGCGGTTGTCCAGGCGTTCGACACCGCGCAGGGGGTCGTGCCGACAGCGGGGCATCTTGCAGCAGTTTCTACGTTCCGCCACATCGTAACTACCAACTACGACGACCTGTTCGAGCGAGCGTGCCTAGCCAGAGGCGTGACGTACACTGTCCGTTCCCCGAACGGCGAAACCAGAGGTGTCGGGTCACAGGTGACTATCTTTCAGGTGGATGGCTGGATTGGGCTCCCCTCGGCGTTGGTTATAACTGAGGAGGACGCTGCGCGCGCGCGCCAAGACGCTCAATATTGGGACGATGTGGCTTCCGCGATCGGCGACCGTCCAGTGGTAGTTGTGGGCCACTCGCTTCGTGATGAAAATGCCCGCCGCGTGCTCACACGGCGCGGCGGCGGTCCTGCCCTGTATGTTTCGCTCATCGATGATCCAATGGATCAGATTGTGCGCGAACGGTTCGGCTTGGCGACGTGCATTGCCAGTGCGGACGACTTTCTCCAGTCCTTTGAAGCTGCTACCCATGCATCTGGCGGGCCGGCAACGAATCACCTCGCCTAG